A genome region from Wielerella bovis includes the following:
- the dnaE gene encoding DNA polymerase III subunit alpha produces MYIPLRNHSEFSITDGIIRIKELVKHAASLNIPALALTDLMNEFGLIKFYKACRAAGIKPIIGADVRIENKEQPENPYRAILLVRNGQGYTRLNELLTYAHEHEDRHLSLPQFNENWLSNGDNSGLLCLSGAQMGEVGQHILNGNTEQARIAAQKYAAWFPDAFYLELQRLPEKPEWETCVSGCLQLAAELDLPVVATHPTQFLTADDYKAHDARVCIAGGWVLADKKRPHDFETSQYFLSPDEMAQRFADIPEALANTEEIAKRCNLTLTLGKNFLPDFPTPNGMDLNDYLTHLANEGLQERMAMLYPDAAVRAEKMPEYQSRLDFELDTIIQMGFPGYFLIVQDFINWAKQNGCPVGPGRGSGAGSLVAYSLKITDLDPLKYALLFERFLNPERVSMPDFDIDFCQANRGRVIEYVREKYGKEAVSQIVTFGTLSSKAVIRDVGRVLQLPFGLCDRLSKLIPIEANKPVHLAKALEVEPEIRQILDAEEAWELMDLAMKLEDLTRNLGMHAGGVLIAPGKISDFCGVYQADENASPVSMYDKGDVEDIGLVKFDFLGLRNLTIIEMAQNFIKQTTGKHIDVNDINIAPLDDQAAYQIFRDANTTAVFQFESAGMKKMLMTAHTTKFEELIAFVSLYRPGPMENIPDFVVRMKGAKFEYLHPLLEPVLEPTYGIMVYQEQVMQAAQVIGGYSLGGADLLRRAMGKKKPEEMVKHREIFAEGAAKQGITREKADEIFDYMEKFAGYGFNKSHAAAYAYVSFQTAWLKAHYPAEFMAATMSSELDNTDQLKIFYDDAKDNGITFLPPDVNESFYRFMPNANKQIRYALGAIKGTGEAAVQSIVAARESGGNFKNLFDFCERVGKQHINRRTIEALIRGGAFDSIEPNRAMLLANVELALQSAEQKSNHANQGGLFDMFDDAIDDIQMQPENAWDEATQLAEEKTVIGFYLSGHPFSPYEKEVRKYAPTKLASLRPQQNSVLLAGFATSVRTIMTKNGKMVAILLEDTSGKQEVIVRGELVDTLPREVLKADQVLLCRCRVREDTFNAEGGLRINADDVFTAADLRTKFGSSLKLYLQPEHDIQALADLLRPHTEGEPQDKVSLRLFYQNAQAKGELIPSANWRIVRTPKLMNDLVALLGARAVEVE; encoded by the coding sequence ATGTATATTCCCCTGCGTAATCACTCCGAATTTTCTATCACAGACGGCATTATCCGCATCAAAGAACTGGTAAAACACGCCGCCAGTCTCAACATCCCTGCCCTTGCGCTAACCGATTTGATGAACGAATTTGGTCTCATCAAATTCTACAAAGCCTGTCGCGCAGCAGGCATTAAACCGATTATTGGTGCAGATGTTCGCATAGAAAACAAAGAACAGCCTGAAAATCCTTATCGCGCCATATTATTGGTACGCAATGGACAGGGTTACACGCGCCTAAACGAATTGCTGACCTATGCACACGAACACGAAGACCGCCATTTGTCGCTGCCCCAATTCAATGAAAATTGGTTAAGCAATGGCGATAATAGCGGATTATTGTGTTTATCGGGCGCACAAATGGGCGAAGTGGGACAACATATTTTAAACGGCAATACCGAACAAGCGCGTATTGCCGCACAAAAATATGCCGCATGGTTTCCCGATGCATTTTATTTGGAATTACAAAGGCTGCCTGAAAAACCCGAATGGGAAACCTGTGTTTCAGGCTGCCTTCAATTAGCCGCCGAATTGGATTTGCCCGTTGTTGCCACGCATCCAACCCAATTTTTAACAGCCGATGATTACAAAGCCCACGATGCGCGTGTGTGCATCGCAGGTGGCTGGGTATTGGCAGACAAAAAACGTCCGCACGATTTTGAAACCAGTCAATATTTTCTCTCGCCAGACGAAATGGCGCAGCGTTTTGCCGATATTCCCGAAGCATTAGCCAATACCGAAGAAATCGCCAAACGCTGCAATCTCACACTCACGCTGGGCAAAAATTTCCTGCCCGATTTTCCCACGCCCAATGGCATGGATTTAAACGATTATTTGACCCATTTGGCAAATGAAGGCTTACAAGAACGCATGGCAATGCTGTATCCCGATGCAGCCGTTCGTGCGGAAAAAATGCCTGAATATCAATCACGTTTGGATTTTGAATTGGATACGATTATCCAAATGGGGTTTCCAGGTTATTTTCTCATCGTACAAGACTTCATCAACTGGGCAAAACAGAATGGCTGTCCTGTTGGGCCAGGGCGTGGTTCGGGAGCAGGTTCGCTGGTGGCGTATTCGCTGAAAATTACCGACCTTGACCCACTCAAATACGCGCTGCTGTTTGAACGATTTTTGAATCCCGAACGCGTCTCCATGCCCGACTTTGATATTGACTTCTGCCAAGCCAATCGCGGGCGCGTGATTGAATATGTGCGCGAAAAATACGGCAAAGAAGCGGTTAGCCAAATCGTTACTTTTGGTACCTTGTCGTCCAAAGCCGTGATTCGCGATGTGGGGCGCGTCTTGCAACTGCCGTTTGGTTTGTGCGACCGTTTGTCCAAATTGATTCCAATAGAAGCCAATAAACCTGTGCATTTGGCAAAAGCATTGGAAGTAGAACCCGAAATCCGTCAAATTCTGGACGCAGAAGAAGCGTGGGAATTGATGGATTTGGCGATGAAATTGGAAGATTTAACGCGCAACTTGGGTATGCACGCAGGTGGCGTGTTGATTGCCCCCGGTAAAATTTCCGATTTTTGTGGCGTGTATCAAGCCGATGAGAATGCTTCGCCTGTTTCCATGTACGACAAGGGCGATGTGGAAGATATTGGCTTGGTTAAATTTGACTTTTTGGGTTTACGCAATCTGACCATTATTGAAATGGCGCAAAACTTCATCAAGCAAACAACAGGCAAACACATTGATGTTAATGATATAAACATTGCGCCTTTGGACGACCAAGCCGCGTATCAAATTTTCCGTGATGCCAATACTACTGCCGTCTTCCAGTTTGAATCGGCTGGCATGAAAAAAATGTTGATGACGGCGCACACCACCAAATTTGAAGAGCTGATTGCGTTTGTGTCGCTGTATCGCCCCGGTCCAATGGAAAATATTCCCGATTTTGTGGTGCGTATGAAAGGCGCAAAATTTGAATATTTACATCCTTTGCTGGAACCTGTTTTAGAGCCGACTTACGGCATTATGGTGTATCAAGAACAAGTGATGCAGGCTGCTCAAGTGATTGGGGGTTATTCACTGGGTGGCGCAGATTTATTGCGCCGTGCAATGGGTAAGAAAAAACCCGAAGAAATGGTCAAACACCGCGAAATCTTTGCCGAAGGTGCAGCAAAACAAGGCATTACTCGCGAAAAAGCCGATGAAATTTTTGACTATATGGAAAAATTCGCAGGCTACGGTTTCAATAAATCGCACGCGGCGGCTTATGCCTATGTATCGTTTCAGACTGCATGGCTCAAAGCACATTATCCTGCCGAATTTATGGCGGCAACCATGTCCAGCGAGTTGGATAATACCGACCAATTGAAAATATTTTACGATGACGCCAAAGACAACGGCATCACATTTCTACCACCTGATGTGAATGAATCGTTTTACCGTTTTATGCCCAATGCCAATAAACAAATTCGCTACGCATTAGGTGCGATTAAAGGCACGGGCGAAGCGGCGGTACAATCTATTGTCGCGGCGCGTGAATCGGGCGGAAATTTCAAAAATCTGTTTGATTTCTGCGAACGCGTGGGCAAACAACACATCAATCGCCGCACCATTGAAGCTTTGATTCGTGGCGGTGCTTTTGACAGCATTGAACCCAATCGAGCGATGTTATTGGCAAATGTGGAATTAGCGTTACAAAGTGCAGAACAAAAATCCAATCATGCCAATCAGGGCGGTTTATTTGATATGTTTGATGATGCGATTGATGACATTCAAATGCAGCCTGAAAACGCGTGGGACGAAGCCACACAGTTGGCAGAAGAAAAAACTGTCATCGGTTTTTATTTGAGTGGTCACCCTTTTTCGCCGTATGAAAAAGAAGTGCGTAAATATGCGCCAACCAAACTGGCGAGTTTACGCCCACAACAAAATTCTGTCTTGCTAGCTGGTTTTGCCACATCGGTACGCACGATTATGACCAAAAATGGCAAAATGGTGGCGATTTTATTGGAAGACACATCGGGTAAACAAGAAGTGATTGTGCGCGGCGAATTGGTGGATACTTTGCCACGCGAAGTATTGAAAGCCGACCAAGTATTATTGTGCCGCTGTCGTGTGCGTGAAGACACATTTAACGCCGAAGGTGGATTACGCATCAATGCTGATGATGTTTTTACAGCAGCTGATTTGCGTACCAAATTTGGCAGCAGCCTGAAATTGTATTTGCAACCTGAACACGATATACAAGCATTGGCAGATTTGCTGCGCCCTCATACCGAAGGCGAGCCACAAGATAAAGTTTCATTACGCTTGTTTTATCAAAATGCACAAGCCAAAGGCGAGTTGATACCCAGCGCAAATTGGCGTATTGTGCGGACACCCAAATTGATGAATGATTTGGTGGCATTATTGGGTGCGCGGGCAGTGGAAGTGGAATAA
- a CDS encoding ATP-dependent DNA helicase RuvA has translation MAVLIELVNVHNHRIYLNTDCIRRVEPHNEEPPTSMIVYTAGDGERLFEVEGYMDEVAEFLNQKLRENS, from the coding sequence ATGGCTGTTTTGATTGAGTTGGTCAATGTACACAATCACCGCATTTACTTGAATACCGATTGTATCCGCCGCGTAGAGCCACATAACGAAGAACCACCCACTAGTATGATTGTTTATACAGCAGGCGATGGCGAACGTTTGTTTGAAGTAGAAGGCTATATGGACGAAGTTGCCGAATTTCTGAATCAAAAATTGCGTGAAAATAGTTAA
- a CDS encoding peptide chain release factor 3, whose protein sequence is MSQELREFVNKRRTFAIISHPDAGKTTLTEKLLLFSGAIQSAGTVKGKKTGKFATSDWMEIEQQRGISVASSVMQFEYKDHTVNLLDTPGHQDFSEDTYRVLTAVDSALMVIDAAKGVEAQTIKLLNVCRMRNTPIVTFMNKYDREVRDSLELLDEVENILKIRCAPVTWPIGMGKNFKGVYHILNDEIYLFEAGGEKLPHEFDIIKGIDNPELAKRFPLEIQQLRDEIELVQAASNEFDLEEFLSGSLTPVFFGSAINNFGVQEILNSLIDWAPAPKPRHATVRDVQPEEPKFSGFIFKIQANMDPKHRDRIAFLRVCSGKFERGMKIKHLRINREISASSVVTFMSHERELAEEAYAGDIIGIPNHGNIQIGDSFSEGEQLAFTGIPFFAPELFRSVRIKNPLKMKQLQKGLQQLGEEGAVQVFKPHSGADLILGAVGVLQFEVVTSRLAAEYGVEAVFDNVSVWSARWVSCDDRKKLAEFEKANAANLAIDAGGNLAYLAPNRVNLNLTQERWKDIVFHETREHSVNLND, encoded by the coding sequence ATGTCCCAAGAATTACGAGAATTTGTCAATAAACGCCGCACTTTCGCCATCATTTCCCACCCTGACGCAGGTAAAACCACGCTGACGGAAAAACTGTTGCTGTTTTCAGGTGCAATCCAAAGCGCAGGCACGGTAAAAGGCAAAAAAACAGGCAAATTCGCCACGTCCGACTGGATGGAAATTGAGCAGCAACGCGGCATTTCGGTCGCGTCCAGCGTCATGCAATTTGAATACAAAGACCACACCGTCAATCTGCTGGACACCCCTGGACACCAAGACTTTTCCGAAGACACCTACCGCGTTTTGACGGCTGTGGACAGCGCGTTAATGGTCATTGACGCGGCAAAAGGTGTGGAAGCGCAAACGATTAAATTGCTCAACGTCTGCCGTATGCGTAACACGCCCATCGTTACGTTTATGAACAAATACGACCGCGAAGTGCGCGACAGCTTGGAATTGCTGGACGAAGTGGAAAACATTTTGAAAATCCGTTGTGCGCCAGTTACTTGGCCGATTGGCATGGGCAAAAATTTCAAAGGCGTTTACCACATTTTGAACGATGAAATTTACCTGTTTGAAGCAGGTGGCGAGAAATTGCCGCACGAATTTGACATCATCAAAGGCATTGATAATCCTGAATTGGCAAAACGCTTTCCATTGGAAATTCAACAACTTCGTGATGAAATTGAGTTGGTGCAAGCCGCGTCCAATGAATTTGATTTGGAAGAATTTCTTTCAGGCAGCCTGACCCCTGTGTTTTTCGGTTCAGCGATTAACAATTTTGGCGTGCAAGAAATTTTGAATTCGCTGATTGACTGGGCGCCCGCACCGAAACCGCGTCATGCTACCGTGCGCGATGTGCAACCCGAAGAACCGAAATTTTCAGGTTTTATCTTTAAAATTCAAGCGAATATGGACCCCAAACACCGCGACCGCATTGCCTTTTTGCGCGTGTGTTCGGGCAAATTTGAACGCGGTATGAAAATCAAGCACTTACGCATTAACCGCGAGATTTCAGCCAGCAGCGTGGTTACCTTCATGTCGCACGAGCGCGAGTTGGCGGAAGAAGCCTACGCGGGCGACATCATCGGCATTCCCAATCACGGCAACATTCAGATTGGCGACAGTTTTTCCGAAGGCGAGCAGTTGGCGTTTACGGGCATTCCGTTTTTTGCGCCTGAATTGTTCCGCAGCGTTCGCATTAAAAATCCGCTTAAAATGAAACAGTTGCAAAAAGGCTTGCAACAGTTGGGCGAAGAAGGTGCGGTGCAGGTGTTCAAACCGCATTCGGGCGCGGATTTGATTTTGGGCGCGGTGGGCGTGTTGCAATTTGAAGTGGTTACATCGCGTTTGGCAGCGGAATATGGCGTGGAAGCGGTGTTTGACAATGTGTCGGTGTGGTCGGCGCGTTGGGTTTCCTGCGATGACCGCAAGAAATTGGCGGAATTTGAAAAGGCAAATGCGGCAAATTTGGCGATTGATGCGGGTGGTAATTTGGCGTATCTCGCGCCCAATCGCGTGAATTTGAATTTGACCCAAGAGCGTTGGAAAGACATTGTGTTCCATGAAACGCGCGAGCATTCGGTTAATTTGAATGATTGA
- a CDS encoding TIGR02452 family protein, whose translation MNEIQKLSTKQIAEQALAISQTGILPNPHKQIDFSDKQRLAENQTQLYRPQELADLYAHDREIGTSKINISVTRESTQQAAYRLVVEEQKAHVCLLNFASAKNAGGGFLSGAKAQEEDLCRSSGLYLCQLRQPEYYEINRKNKSMLYTDHMIYSPNVPFFRINKENLLDDVFLCSVITAPAPNAGVHLQRCPNDENAITETLIRRTNYVLSIAKQQGHKILVLGAWGCGVFRNDPVQVAKVFDDCLKQDKFANAFDEIVFAIYDSSKTLKVLTAFENQFKQK comes from the coding sequence ATGAACGAAATCCAAAAATTAAGTACCAAACAAATTGCCGAACAAGCATTAGCCATCAGTCAAACAGGCATTTTACCCAATCCCCACAAGCAAATTGATTTTAGCGACAAACAACGTCTTGCCGAAAACCAAACCCAATTATATCGCCCCCAAGAATTAGCCGATTTGTACGCCCATGACCGCGAAATCGGCACAAGCAAAATCAACATCAGCGTAACGCGTGAAAGTACGCAACAAGCCGCCTATCGTTTGGTTGTGGAAGAACAAAAAGCCCATGTGTGTTTGCTCAATTTTGCGTCTGCGAAAAATGCAGGTGGTGGTTTTTTGAGTGGCGCGAAAGCCCAAGAAGAAGATTTATGCCGTTCATCGGGTTTGTATTTATGCCAATTAAGGCAGCCTGAATATTACGAAATCAACCGCAAAAACAAATCCATGCTCTACACCGACCACATGATTTATTCGCCCAATGTGCCGTTTTTTCGGATAAATAAGGAAAATTTGTTGGACGATGTGTTTTTGTGTTCCGTGATTACCGCGCCTGCGCCGAATGCGGGCGTGCATTTACAACGTTGCCCGAATGATGAAAACGCGATTACAGAAACACTCATTCGCCGAACAAATTATGTTTTGAGCATTGCCAAACAGCAAGGGCATAAAATTTTGGTGTTGGGCGCGTGGGGTTGTGGCGTGTTTCGCAATGACCCTGTGCAAGTGGCAAAAGTATTTGATGATTGTTTGAAACAAGACAAATTTGCGAATGCGTTTGATGAAATTGTGTTTGCGATTTACGATAGCAGTAAGACATTGAAAGTTTTGACAGCTTTTGAAAATCAGTTTAAGCAAAAATAA
- a CDS encoding A1S_2505 family phage non-structural protein: MTHQIQAGEIFVFGSNTTGRHGKGAALTAKLHFGAKQGQGVGLEGQSYAIPTKNGRLQTLPLSKIEQYVNDFIQFANQHHELKFFVTAIGTGLAGYKHEQIAPMFANAPANCRLPPEWIEILS, from the coding sequence ATGACACATCAAATACAAGCTGGCGAAATTTTCGTATTTGGTTCAAATACAACTGGCAGACATGGCAAAGGCGCAGCCTTAACCGCAAAATTGCATTTTGGCGCAAAACAAGGACAAGGCGTGGGATTGGAAGGACAATCCTATGCCATTCCCACGAAAAATGGGCGTTTACAGACTTTGCCGTTAAGCAAAATTGAACAATATGTCAATGATTTTATTCAATTTGCCAATCAACATCACGAATTAAAATTTTTTGTAACCGCAATCGGAACAGGTTTAGCAGGATACAAGCATGAACAAATCGCGCCCATGTTTGCGAATGCACCTGCAAATTGCAGATTGCCACCAGAATGGATTGAAATTTTAAGTTAA
- the rtcR gene encoding RNA repair transcriptional activator RtcR gives MDRKNVVISFLGTVLDAVQSRGDGRWRKWRPNIAMNQRDDLTIHRMELFIQEKFLGLANQVKADIQQVSPDTEVNFVPLELANPWDFSEVYTVLHDWVAQYHFDLDKENYLTHITTGTHVAQICLFLLVESRQIPSVLLQTSPPKNQNKSMMTGDVGSIEIIDLDLARYDVLAQRLAAVRDNALLYLKSGIATKNQRFNKMIAEIEQVALNSPSPILLSGATGAGKSMLARRIYELKKARHLISGHFVDVNCAVLRGDGAASALFGHKKGAFTGAADKRDGWLKTADKGVLFLDEIGELGLDEQAMLLKAIEEKRFYPVGSDSETSSSFQLIAGTNRDLRHEVRAGRFREDLFARINVWHYELPSLAERREDIEPNMAHQLALASQELGRATRFNREAQAAYLDFALSEQALWRGNFRDLAASIMRLATLAPEGRISRDLVLAEIERLKYLWQDTDLLDKNTFRLPEKLDLDKLDEFDKMQLENVISVCRQHKNLASAGRALFNVSRLAKDHPNDSDRLRKYLAKFGLSWQDVMG, from the coding sequence ATGGATAGGAAGAATGTGGTCATTAGTTTTTTGGGAACGGTATTGGACGCGGTGCAAAGTCGTGGCGATGGACGTTGGCGCAAATGGCGACCGAATATCGCCATGAATCAACGCGATGATTTGACCATTCATCGTATGGAATTGTTTATACAGGAAAAATTCTTGGGTTTAGCCAATCAAGTCAAGGCAGATATTCAACAGGTTTCGCCTGATACGGAAGTGAATTTTGTGCCGTTGGAATTAGCCAATCCTTGGGATTTCAGTGAAGTTTATACGGTTTTGCATGATTGGGTTGCACAATATCATTTTGATTTGGATAAGGAAAATTATTTAACCCACATCACAACTGGCACGCATGTGGCACAAATTTGCTTGTTTTTATTGGTGGAAAGTCGCCAAATTCCATCGGTTTTATTGCAAACTTCGCCGCCGAAAAATCAAAACAAAAGCATGATGACAGGCGATGTGGGTTCCATTGAAATCATTGATTTGGATTTGGCGCGTTACGATGTGTTGGCGCAACGTTTGGCGGCGGTGCGCGACAATGCGCTTTTGTATTTAAAAAGCGGTATTGCCACAAAAAATCAACGTTTTAATAAAATGATTGCCGAAATTGAACAAGTCGCATTAAATTCACCATCGCCGATTTTATTGAGTGGCGCGACTGGCGCGGGCAAATCCATGTTGGCGCGGCGAATTTACGAATTAAAAAAGGCTAGGCATTTGATTTCAGGGCATTTTGTGGACGTGAATTGTGCGGTTTTGCGGGGCGATGGTGCGGCTTCGGCTTTGTTTGGACACAAAAAAGGCGCGTTCACGGGCGCGGCAGACAAACGCGATGGCTGGCTGAAAACCGCCGACAAAGGCGTGTTGTTTTTGGACGAGATTGGCGAATTGGGTTTGGACGAACAGGCGATGTTGCTCAAAGCCATTGAAGAAAAACGGTTTTATCCTGTGGGCAGCGACAGCGAAACGTCCAGTTCGTTTCAATTGATTGCGGGTACGAATCGGGATTTGCGCCATGAAGTGCGGGCTGGGCGATTTCGGGAAGATTTGTTTGCGCGGATTAATGTGTGGCATTATGAATTGCCGAGTTTGGCGGAACGGCGCGAGGACATTGAGCCGAATATGGCGCACCAATTGGCGTTGGCTTCGCAGGAATTGGGGCGAGCCACGCGCTTTAATCGGGAAGCGCAGGCGGCGTATTTGGATTTTGCGCTTTCGGAACAAGCACTTTGGCGCGGTAATTTTCGGGATTTGGCGGCGAGCATTATGCGTTTGGCGACACTTGCGCCAGAAGGTCGGATTTCGCGTGATTTGGTTTTGGCGGAAATTGAGCGTTTGAAATATTTATGGCAAGATACTGATTTATTAGATAAAAATACTTTCAGGCTGCCTGAAAAATTGGATTTAGACAAATTAGATGAATTTGACAAAATGCAATTGGAAAATGTGATTTCGGTGTGTCGTCAGCATAAAAATTTGGCTTCGGCGGGGCGAGCCTTGTTTAATGTATCGCGTTTGGCAAAAGACCACCCCAATGACAGCGATAGATTGCGGAAATATTTGGCGAAATTTGGGTTGAGTTGGCAAGATGTGATGGGGTAA
- a CDS encoding RNA-binding protein, translating to MANKNIFNTLFHKNKNNENATNTHNQAGGIAYAFSPEHALAQFATTGCFNNTYYANAAEQLDQVRQLCEQVSPKFIAQTAIYAREKGAMKDMPAFLLAILAQKDVALCAQIFERVIDNGKMLRNFVQMLRSGATGRQSLGTRPKKLVQNWLLNANEKQLLNAAIGNAPSLADVVKMVHPKPREAWQAAWFAWLIGREYRFDDLPPITQSFELYKQNRTGKLPDVPFQMLTSLDLDTGAWTQIALNGSWQQVRQSLNTFQRHGVFAKSKNIRAIAEKISDKQAVAKSRVLPYQLLTAFQAAYNLPNSISNALQDAMEYAVENVPVFKGNIVVCPDVSGSMQSPATGYRGSATSKTRCIDVAALVSAAVLRQNPKARILPFENIVVGVKINPRDSIMTNAEKLARIGGGGTTCSAPLAKLNAEKAHVDLLIMVSDNESWADREQRFGSKTSLQKEWDKLKQRCPNAKLVCLDIQPNATTQAQNRDDILNIGGFSDHVFGVIGAFAEQGLHGDAWVKQIQAIEL from the coding sequence ATGGCAAACAAAAACATATTCAACACCTTGTTTCATAAAAATAAAAACAACGAAAACGCCACCAACACCCACAACCAAGCAGGCGGCATCGCCTACGCATTCTCGCCCGAACACGCGCTGGCGCAATTCGCCACAACTGGCTGTTTTAACAACACTTATTACGCCAACGCCGCCGAACAATTAGACCAAGTCCGCCAATTATGCGAACAAGTTTCCCCCAAATTCATCGCCCAAACCGCCATTTATGCCCGCGAAAAAGGCGCGATGAAAGACATGCCCGCGTTTTTATTGGCGATTTTGGCGCAAAAAGATGTGGCATTGTGCGCCCAAATTTTTGAGCGCGTGATTGACAACGGCAAAATGTTGCGTAACTTCGTGCAAATGTTGCGAAGTGGCGCGACTGGACGCCAATCGCTGGGAACGCGCCCGAAAAAATTGGTACAAAATTGGTTGCTCAATGCCAATGAAAAACAACTGCTTAACGCGGCAATCGGCAACGCGCCATCGTTGGCGGACGTGGTCAAAATGGTACACCCCAAACCGCGTGAAGCGTGGCAAGCGGCATGGTTTGCGTGGTTGATTGGGCGCGAATACCGTTTTGATGATTTGCCACCGATTACGCAATCTTTTGAATTGTATAAACAAAATCGCACAGGTAAATTGCCCGATGTGCCGTTTCAAATGCTCACGTCTTTGGATTTGGACACGGGAGCGTGGACGCAAATCGCGCTGAACGGTTCGTGGCAACAAGTTCGCCAAAGTTTGAATACATTTCAAAGACATGGCGTGTTTGCCAAAAGCAAAAACATTCGCGCCATCGCAGAAAAAATTTCGGATAAACAAGCGGTTGCCAAATCACGTGTTTTGCCGTATCAGCTTTTGACAGCGTTTCAGGCTGCCTATAATTTGCCAAATAGCATCAGCAATGCTTTGCAAGACGCAATGGAATATGCGGTAGAAAATGTACCTGTTTTTAAAGGAAATATTGTGGTCTGCCCCGATGTATCGGGTTCCATGCAAAGCCCTGCGACTGGCTATCGTGGCAGCGCGACCAGCAAAACACGCTGCATAGACGTGGCGGCTTTGGTGTCGGCAGCCGTGTTGCGCCAAAATCCGAAAGCGCGCATTTTACCCTTTGAAAACATCGTGGTAGGCGTGAAAATCAATCCGCGCGACAGCATCATGACCAACGCGGAAAAATTGGCAAGAATCGGTGGTGGTGGCACGACTTGCAGCGCACCGCTCGCCAAATTGAACGCGGAAAAAGCCCATGTGGATTTGTTGATTATGGTGTCCGACAACGAAAGTTGGGCTGACCGCGAACAGCGTTTTGGTAGCAAAACTTCCCTGCAAAAAGAATGGGATAAGTTGAAACAGCGTTGCCCGAATGCCAAATTGGTTTGTTTGGACATTCAGCCCAACGCGACCACGCAAGCGCAAAATCGGGACGATATTTTGAATATTGGCGGGTTTAGCGACCATGTTTTTGGCGTGATTGGGGCGTTTGCGGAACAGGGTTTGCATGGCGATGCGTGGGTGAAGCAAATTCAAGCGATTGAGTTGTAA